The genomic interval GAACGGTTCCTTCTGCAGGTCGCAATCGCGGAAAAGAAACTGAATATTTTGTGCGCCAATACGTTTTCTGTAAATAGTCCAAATGCAAGGCGTTGAAAAAACTATCCGTGCGCCAATCTTCTAATCCCAATAAAACACCTAAACCTATTTTGTGAATCCCCGCTTTCCCAATGCGATCTGGTGTGTCTAATCGGAAATCAAAATTAGATTTCTTTCCTTTGGTATGATACTTTTTATACACCTCCTGATGATACGTTTCTTGATATACCAAAACGGAGTAAACGCCTGCTTCATGCAATCGTTCGTATTCTTCTTGCGACAGCGGTTGCACTTCTACAGAAATGGTCGAGAAGTCTTTTTTGATAACATCAATAGCATTCAGGAAATAATTGATGTTTACGGTGTAATTCGCTTCACCTGTAACTAACAATACATGGTCAAATCCTAGGGTTTTCAAAGCTTGGACTTCTTGTTTGATTTCTGAATCCATCAAAGTTTTGCGTTTGATTTTGTTATCCAAACTAAAACCGCAATAAGTACAAATGTTCTGGCATTCATTACTCAAGTACAGAGGCGCGTACATTTGGATGGTTCTTCCAAAACGCTTTTTGGTTAATTCGTGACATTCTTGCGCCATTTGCTCCAAATAAGGCTGAGCAGCAGGAGAAATCAGAACCAAAAAGTCATCCAAATTGCGCTTGGTTTTGGCAAGTGCTTGCTCGACTTGCTTTGCCGTGCTAGCATATATTTTGGATTGAATTTCATCCCAATTGTATTTTTCAAAAATAGATTTAAAAGTTGTCATTTTAATTTTTATTTTGCACAAATGCATGTTTTTTTGTTGCACGCAGATTTTGCAGATTTTAAATTTTATTTGCTATTCGTTTAATATCATTTAAAATTGAGGTAGTGTTGAAATTCACTAGTATTCCTAGTCTTTTAT from Flavobacterium ovatum carries:
- the thiH gene encoding 2-iminoacetate synthase ThiH, with translation MTTFKSIFEKYNWDEIQSKIYASTAKQVEQALAKTKRNLDDFLVLISPAAQPYLEQMAQECHELTKKRFGRTIQMYAPLYLSNECQNICTYCGFSLDNKIKRKTLMDSEIKQEVQALKTLGFDHVLLVTGEANYTVNINYFLNAIDVIKKDFSTISVEVQPLSQEEYERLHEAGVYSVLVYQETYHQEVYKKYHTKGKKSNFDFRLDTPDRIGKAGIHKIGLGVLLGLEDWRTDSFFNALHLDYLQKTYWRTKYSVSFPRLRPAEGTVPPNFIMDDKDLTQLICAYRLWNEDLEISISTRENEKFRNNIIPIGTTSMSAGSKTNPGGYVVDPQSLEQFEISDERSVAEIAEMITQRGYEPVWKDWDRSYKMI